The Heyndrickxia acidicola sequence ATATCAATTGATTCCTGATATTCTCTTTGCTTTTCTTGAACATAAGCAATTTTTTCTTTAGGATCTTCAATCGCCTCTATTTTATTTGAATAGACAGCATTAACCGCTGCTTCCGGCCCCATTACGGCAATTTGAGCTGTTGGCAAAGCAATACAGCAGTCGGGTTCAAAAGCCGGTCCTGCCATAGCATACAGTCCGGCCCCGTATGCTTTTCGCACAATTACAGATATTTTAGGCACAGTTGCTGAAGCCATAGCAGCAATAAATTTTGCACCATGGCGAATAATCCCTGCTCTTTCCACCTTGGTACCGACCATGAAGCCTGGTACATCAGCCAGAAATAATAAAGGAATGTGGTAAGCATCGCAAAGCTGAATAAACTTCGCTGCTTTGTCTGCCGAATCTACAAAGAGCACTCCGCCTTTTGTTTTAGGCTGATTGGCAATAATCCCTATTGCGCGCCCGTCTATTCGCGCAAAACCAGTAATCAGCTCCGGAGCAAACAGCTTTTTCATTTCAAAGAAAGATCCTTCATCGATTAATGCATCGATGCATTCATACATATTAAATGGTGCGTTTTGGTGCTTTGGTACAATTTCTTCTATGCTTCTTCCCTGCTTAGGCGCTACAGAAGAAACGATGTCCGTTTTCCCAGTGAAATTAGCTGGAAAATAAGCAAGATAGTCACGGGAAAGCGCAATGGCTTCTTCCTCCGATTGAGCCAGTACATCCCCGCATCCGCTGACTGTGCAATGCATTCTGGCTCCGCCCATTTCTTCAAGGGTTACTTTTTCTCCAATTACTTTCTCAGCCATGCGTGGGGATCCCAGATACATAGAGGCATTCTTATCAACCATGATAACAATATCACAAAATGCCGGAATATAGGCCCCGCCTGCTGCAGAAGGACCAAATAACAAACAGATTTGCGGAAGCATGCCTGAAAGCTTTACCTGATTATAAAATATTCTTCCTGCGCCTCTTCGGTTAGGAAACATTTCTAATTGATCGGT is a genomic window containing:
- a CDS encoding acyl-CoA carboxylase subunit beta, with the protein product MSVSQSVNQSLDERREKIKKGGPEKYHEKLKSQNKLFVRDRLKLLFDNGQYEEDGLFANALAENLPADGVVTAIGKVHDQTVCVMANDSTIKAGSWGARTVEKIIRIQETAEKLKVPLFYLVDSAGARITDQLEMFPNRRGAGRIFYNQVKLSGMLPQICLLFGPSAAGGAYIPAFCDIVIMVDKNASMYLGSPRMAEKVIGEKVTLEEMGGARMHCTVSGCGDVLAQSEEEAIALSRDYLAYFPANFTGKTDIVSSVAPKQGRSIEEIVPKHQNAPFNMYECIDALIDEGSFFEMKKLFAPELITGFARIDGRAIGIIANQPKTKGGVLFVDSADKAAKFIQLCDAYHIPLLFLADVPGFMVGTKVERAGIIRHGAKFIAAMASATVPKISVIVRKAYGAGLYAMAGPAFEPDCCIALPTAQIAVMGPEAAVNAVYSNKIEAIEDPKEKIAYVQEKQREYQESIDIYRLASELIIDEIVAPNDLRKVLSNRFEMYQSKDLHFSTRKHPVYPV